The genomic interval tTTGATCGTTACTCTTCTTATATGAAGGCTGTGTATTGCCTTGGACATAAGACCTGAGCCCCGCCCTCTCAAAACAGCTCCAAATTAGCAAAAGCCACTCTGGGGTACTCCAGCCTACCCAGTCCTGGCTTTATTCTTGATGTCCCTGAATGAATGCATCTTCCTTACCACCTCCTCAAAAAGTCTGGGAGCTCAAAATACTACTTCGTGGAGTCGGGATGCAGCTACAGCATGGAGAACAAGGAGTTCTCAACCTGCGGGTGGAGactcctttggcaaacctctatctccaaaaatatttacgtTAGGATTCGTAACAGCAAAATTCCAGGTACGATGTAGCACCAAAAAATACTTTCatggttggggggcggggggaggggtcaccacagcatgaggaactgtattaaagggccgcagcgttaggaaggctgaaaaCGGCCGATTAAGAAGCTTCGGTTGCCTCTATGTGACAAGCAGTATAATTCATCCAGAAGGCTGTGACAGTCTCATGGCAGATGAAGGACTGTGGCTGAAGATGGAGCTCGATGGGAGAGCACTGGCCTAGCATGCACAGGCAAGGCCCTGAACTGGATCCCCAGCaccagaaaatacatttaaaacattttgtctCATTAGTtcccactggggctggagagatggctcagcgcttaagagcactgactgctcttcctaaaggttctgagttcaattcccagcaagtagGTGATGGCTGACGACCATCTGTAACAGAGTCCAGTGCCCTctttgggtgtgtctgaagaaagctacagtgtactcacattcattaaataaataaattaaatcaatCAAAGAATCACAAAGTGGTTTCCTATAGTTTTAGCATGTGTTTCCAtctagaatgaatgaatgaatgaatgaatgcatgcatgcatgaatgcatgaatgcatgaatgaatgaatgtcagGTGTGAGAGAGCAcactgcaatcctagcactgagtaggaggcagagacaggaggaataggaattcaaggccagccttagctaccTAGCAAActtgagaccagcctgtgctATTTGATTGAGatcttgtctggaaaaaaaatagaggagCAGGAGAAGTGACCCAGCCCTTAGTGCCAAGCCCAGTGATCGGAGTTCAAGCCTGGGGACttccatggtagaaggagaggacataagctgtcctttgacctccacctgtgtgccatggcacacacagaaataaattaaaaatcaatctcaaaaaagaaaaaaaatccacttggTAGATCATGCGTGTAATCCCAGAATCTCAGAAGTTGGGACCAAAGGGATCAGtgccagtttgaggccagccagggaaaCCCAgcaagcccctgtctcaaaaataaatttactaaAATTACAGAAAATCCAAAGTTCTGCCGGATGGTCGTAACACATGGCTTTCATCAGAGCCataggaaggcagagggaggcggatctctgtgggttcgaggccagcctggtctatggagctagttccaggacagccagggctacacagagaaaccctgtcttgaacaaaacaaaacaaaacaaacaaacaaaaactctacaGTTGTGTGAATCCAAGGAAACTCGGGATTTCATCTCAAGTATGATTAGGAGGGTCAATGGGTAGAAAACCCACAATTTTGGTGGGTTGATTTGGGTCTCCAGTAGTGATGAAGGGGATACTGACATCACAGCACCTATCCACCTGGTTATGGTTGACTTCCATGGTCCCGgctgcctacagaggctgaaccAGGCCAAAGTGCTAAGGCCAGAGGCCCAACTAAGCCCAGGGAAGAAAGAGCACTCACTTAAAGTAATATGCGGCGGGTTTCAGAGCAGAGGAAGGCTCATTGGCCACAGACCACATCACAACCGCAGGGTGATTTTTGTCCCGGCGAACCAGCTCCTCCATCACCTCTAGGTGGTGCCGAAGTGACTCGTTGCCAAAACTCTGactgtggaggcagagaggaaaagGTCACCAAAGGCTCGAAGACAAGGTAGGGACGCTGGGCATCGTAGACGGCGAGGGGGCGGGCACTCACGGTAGCACAATGCCCACACCGGGACACTCATCGATGACCACAATCCCGTATCGGTCACAGAGCTGAAGTACCTCCTCTGAGTAGGGATAGTGGCTGGTACGAAAGGAATTTGCCCCGAGCCAACGGAGCAGGTTGAAATCCTTTACCAGCAGCGGCCAGTCGAAGCCTTTCCCTCGGATCTAGGAGACAGCAGGGCTGCGTGACCTCTACCCTTGTGACTGGAGAGTTCGCACTTTCTTCTAAAGCCCCGCCCCTGGACTCACCCCGTCCACCCTATGTAGGTTCACCACAAACAGCACCACACGATGCTATCTTCCCAGGGCACAGAGGTAGGGGAAGGAGATATCAATGACTCCCAACATGCCACACATTGATGCCACAGCTCCTACTCACATCTGAATCCTCGTGCTTATTGACCCCTTGGAAATAGAAGGGCTTCCCGTTTATGAGGAACTTGCTCTTTGTGACAGCCACTGTTCGAATCCCGATAGGAAGGGTGTAGTAGTCAGTCACAGACTCAGTTGTTGTCACCTTCACCTAGGAGAGCCGATGTGGCAGGCAAGAACATCCAGGTGGACTGCGCGTCACCCAACAGGAAGGCCTCACCCCACACcactggagtttttttttttttttttttttaaatacaggctcatgtagctcaggctggcctcacttgtagctaaggatgacctagaactcctgattctcctgcctgtccctcccaagtgctaaaattaCAGGCAGGCATCTCTCtgctgtttggttttggttatgttttggtttggtttggtttcgtttgcaaaacagggtttctctgtgtagccctaaatGTTCTGGAACtccatagacaaggctggctccaacttatagagatccacctgccttggctcccaaattctgggattaaaagtatgtgccaccacagctcGGCTGGTTTTGGGATTTGTTTTGTTGGGAGGTGGGGGTTGGAGGGACACACtgattgtttgagacagggtctcactatggagctctggctgtcttggaattcactaggGAGACCCGGCTGACCTCAGCGACTGCTCGTTTGATCTTATTCTCCAACACCCCTGGTGCCTACGTATCCCACAAGCCTGCACTTGAGATGCAGAAATGACAGTCTCTGTCTTTAACCAGAACATGATCTCAGGACCTTCACAATTCACAGCTGGACTCTCCCACAAAGTGACTGAAAAAGCCGGAAATCTCAGACAGTACCCATTTAGCCACCTGTCCTGGTTGCCTGCTGTCACCAGGTGGCAGCAAAGGACCTTCCTTAGCCCCAGTCCCACATCACCGTTACCTCCAAGGAGTACATGTAGGCTGGATGCTCATGCATCAGGTAAGGCCACCAGAGGTTGGCACTGGGAACCTGAAGTTGACCCTGGTTCCCTGTCCCATGGGCCACGACTTTGCCACCCTCATCCAAAAGTTGCACTTCTAGCTGGAAATGTTCACTGCCCTGCACAGAAATCCAGTAGGTCACCAGCCCTGTGGGACAGAAACAGATATCATACCAGTCCCAGAAGTCCCCTTAGGTCCCAAGACAATAGCGAACAACTGCttgtccttttatttatttagttttttttaaatcttactgtGCAGAGATTAGGAGTTACAAGGAGGAAGGAAGTGACCCAATGTTTTGAGTGATGTCACTTTAGACAAGACCCCACCTGTCATTGGTCCTCACTTCCTTGCAAAGGAAGACCCACCAGAAAGGTGTCAGCTTGGGCAGTCTGAGTCTTATCTTCTGAGGATAATGAGGCAGGGGAGGGCTAAAAGATGCTTGAAGCCTTTTTCtccttagggattttttttcctcttgggaaTTGAGATAAAAATGGACCCAGCCTAGCACAGAGCCTCCCGCCGGGATTCCTCACCGATGTCTTGCTCCACATTAGTGATCACAGTGATATCATCGATGTAAGTGGTAGGGGTGGTATAGAGGACCACAGATCGATGCAGTCCCGCATAGTTGAAGAAGTCAAAGCTTGTGTCCTGGACAAAGTAACCCTTGGGATACCTAGGGTGGGAAAACAAAGGTCCATTATCTGTGTGGCTTTTTAAATCcgcctcctctgtgtgtgtgtgtgtgtgtgtgtgtgtgtgtgtgtgtgtgtacaccacagtgcacatgtgcagatcagaagacaacctcaggcACTGGTTCTACCTTCTAGCTGGCCTGAGAACTTCCAGCAATCACTTTCCCTCCTAGCATGCGACGCCGGTCTCATCAGATCCAGAGCTAGAACCATTCTCCCTATGGGGAAGTCTGCTGggcaggaggggggggggggaggatgctGCTCACATGGAGGTGTCAGTCTTGTAGACGATGGTCCCCGGCGGAAGGGTATGAGGGGTCAGTGTGTTGTTGATGGCAATCGTGATCCGGCAGGTGGTCAGGGGCCCACTCTGGACCAGCTTGCTAATGTCAGCCTCAAAGGGGAGGTGACCTCCCTCATGTTCCACCACATGAATCCCATTCACCCACTGCAGACACAAGGAGAGATGAGCAGAGGGTAAATGGCCACAGGGCTCTGCTGTCTGTCTTGGGTACCCCCTTCCAGAAGAGGGCCCCCGCCATCAGATGGAAGAATGGTGTTCTAATGGAGCCCACAAAGCAACCCTTCTCTGACCCATGACACAGAGCCCTTCTGGACAGCCCAGACTGCCTTGCCCCCAGCCAACCTCTCCCTATACTGACCACAACTGCATAATAATGGGCACTGTTGATCCTCAACACCACTCTCATGTCGGTATCTTGGGTCCATCGCCGTGGCAGGATTGCTTCCCGTTCATACCACACCCAGCCAATAAAGTCCCGAAGGGCTGCTTCTTGGGTGATGTCATTGAAGCTAGAAGGGACAGGCATGTCCAAGACTGGGCCCGACTAGGGAAAGAAGAAGTGGAGTCAcgtgctggggatgtggctcagctggtaaagcccTGGCCTACCACCGATGAAATCCTGTGTTCCGACTCCAGCATTGTATAAGCCAATCATGGCGGAGCGCACCAGTAATCCTAGCAGATGAGAGGTGCAGCCAGGAAGATGGACGTTCAGGGTCATTCCCTGGCTATCCTCTGCTTCATAGTATATCTGAGGCTGACCTGAGGATACAGGAGACTCTGGCTAAAGAGAAGGATTGGGTCTATTCTTCACGACTGCGCCCCCAGCACCCTAGAGAACCATAGGGGACACAGGGGAGAGACTCTGTAAAATACTGGCTGCATCCACAAGTGAACTCTGCAGGACAGTTGATGGAAAAAGACTGTTCAAACCAAGTTCTTTCTCAGGGCAGATAGTACCAGAGCCAAGATTTCCATGGAAAGAGCCACAGGCCAGTCTAAAACAGGAAAGACCAGACCCTGACATAAAAGGCAGGTGACCATTGCTACAAGGAAGAAGGCCAACAGCAGGGAACAGGGGCCCCCAAGGAAACAGAGAAGGCCTGTGGTGGCAATGTCCTCTCCTTACTTCCTCTTTTGCTGAATGCTGGGCAGTGCAGTTGAAAACTGAGAgtctaagccaggtgtggtggttcatcACTTGTAACTCTAGCAACCTGGGAGGCTAAGGGAGCCACATGGCTATGAGTCGGAGGTTAATGTGAGTcgctgtctcaaacacacacacacagagctggtgagatgacttGGTGGGTTAAAGGCACTAgccactaagcctgatgaccttaGTTACATCCCTGGTGACCTAGGTGAGACCAGACTCCAGCAAGTTATCTTCCAACCTCCACATGTACTGTGTAGCACACGGGTggcgcccccccaccccacataaATAATGGGTACACATTttaaacaaagagagagaagagaggaagaggagagagcccAATAGGAAACGAGgtaggatgaatgaatgaatctgagaGAGGAGGAGACTGTGAGCACACAGGTTTGCTTCAGCCTGCTTCTGCGCCAACCCTACCTAGGTAGGAAAGGAGAGCAGGGATGAGGGTCCTCTGCTAGCTCTGTGCAAAGTCACATTTGCTCCCCCCTCCTCTACCCCCGCCCCCAAATCTCTGTAGTGGGTAGCATCTCCTAGGATTCTACTTTTCACAAGATGGGAAAGAGCATGGGAGGTATGTGCACCGGG from Mus musculus strain C57BL/6J chromosome 5, GRCm38.p6 C57BL/6J carries:
- the Gusb gene encoding beta-glucuronidase isoform 1 precursor (isoform 1 precursor is encoded by transcript variant 1), whose protein sequence is MSLKWSACWVALGQLLCSCALALKGGMLFPKESPSRELKALDGLWHFRADLSNNRLQGFEQQWYRQPLRESGPVLDMPVPSSFNDITQEAALRDFIGWVWYEREAILPRRWTQDTDMRVVLRINSAHYYAVVWVNGIHVVEHEGGHLPFEADISKLVQSGPLTTCRITIAINNTLTPHTLPPGTIVYKTDTSMYPKGYFVQDTSFDFFNYAGLHRSVVLYTTPTTYIDDITVITNVEQDIGLVTYWISVQGSEHFQLEVQLLDEGGKVVAHGTGNQGQLQVPSANLWWPYLMHEHPAYMYSLEVKVTTTESVTDYYTLPIGIRTVAVTKSKFLINGKPFYFQGVNKHEDSDIRGKGFDWPLLVKDFNLLRWLGANSFRTSHYPYSEEVLQLCDRYGIVVIDECPGVGIVLPQSFGNESLRHHLEVMEELVRRDKNHPAVVMWSVANEPSSALKPAAYYFKTLITHTKALDLTRPVTFVSNAKYDADLGAPYVDVICVNSYFSWYHDYGHLEVIQPQLNSQFENWYKTHQKPIIQSEYGADAIPGIHEDPPRMFSEEYQKAVLENYHSVLDQKRKEYVVGELIWNFADFMTNQSPLRVIGNKKGIFTRQRQPKTSAFILRERYWRIANETGGHGSGPRTQCFGSRPFTF
- the Gusb gene encoding beta-glucuronidase isoform X1, which translates into the protein MDPRYRHESGVEDQQCPLLCSCGLVTYWISVQGSEHFQLEVQLLDEGGKVVAHGTGNQGQLQVPSANLWWPYLMHEHPAYMYSLEVKVTTTESVTDYYTLPIGIRTVAVTKSKFLINGKPFYFQGVNKHEDSDIRGKGFDWPLLVKDFNLLRWLGANSFRTSHYPYSEEVLQLCDRYGIVVIDECPGVGIVLPQSFGNESLRHHLEVMEELVRRDKNHPAVVMWSVANEPSSALKPAAYYFKTLITHTKALDLTRPVTFVSNAKYDADLGAPYVDVICVNSYFSWYHDYGHLEVIQPQLNSQFENWYKTHQKPIIQSEYGADAIPGIHEDPPRMFSEEYQKAVLENYHSVLDQKRKEYVVGELIWNFADFMTNQSPLRVIGNKKGIFTRQRQPKTSAFILRERYWRIANETGGHGSGPRTQCFGSRPFTF
- the Gusb gene encoding beta-glucuronidase isoform 2 (isoform 2 is encoded by transcript variant 2), whose amino-acid sequence is MQLWYPKGYFVQDTSFDFFNYAGLHRSVVLYTTPTTYIDDITVITNVEQDIGLVTYWISVQGSEHFQLEVQLLDEGGKVVAHGTGNQGQLQVPSANLWWPYLMHEHPAYMYSLEVKVTTTESVTDYYTLPIGIRTVAVTKSKFLINGKPFYFQGVNKHEDSDIRGKGFDWPLLVKDFNLLRWLGANSFRTSHYPYSEEVLQLCDRYGIVVIDECPGVGIVLPQSFGNESLRHHLEVMEELVRRDKNHPAVVMWSVANEPSSALKPAAYYFKTLITHTKALDLTRPVTFVSNAKYDADLGAPYVDVICVNSYFSWYHDYGHLEVIQPQLNSQFENWYKTHQKPIIQSEYGADAIPGIHEDPPRMFSEEYQKAVLENYHSVLDQKRKEYVVGELIWNFADFMTNQSPLRVIGNKKGIFTRQRQPKTSAFILRERYWRIANETGGHGSGPRTQCFGSRPFTF
- the Gusb gene encoding beta-glucuronidase isoform 3 precursor (isoform 3 precursor is encoded by transcript variant 3) yields the protein MSLKWSACWVALGQLLCSCALALKGGMLFPKESPSRELKALDGLWHFRADLSNNRLQGFEQQWYRQPLRESGPVLDMPVPSSFNDITQEAALRDFIGWVWYEREAILPRRWTQDTDMRVVLRINSAHYYAVVWVNGIHVVEHEGGHLPFEADISKLVQSGPLTTCRITIAINNTLTPHTLPPGTIVYKTDTSMYPKGYFVQDTSFDFFNYAGLHRSVVLYTTPTTYIDDITVITNVEQDIGEESRREALC
- the Gusb gene encoding beta-glucuronidase isoform 4 precursor (isoform 4 precursor is encoded by transcript variant 4); amino-acid sequence: MSLKWSACWVALGQLLCSCALALKGGMLFPKESPSRELKALDGLWHFRADLSNNRLQGFEQQWYRQPLRESGPVLDMPVPSSFNDITQEAALRDFIGWVWYEREAILPRRWTQDTDMRVVLRINSAHYYAVVVSQGLLCPGHKL